From the Rhinatrema bivittatum chromosome 7, aRhiBiv1.1, whole genome shotgun sequence genome, one window contains:
- the CHMP1A gene encoding charged multivesicular body protein 1a — translation MDDTLFQLKFTAKQLEKLAKKAEKDSKNEQAKVKKALQQKNVECARVYAENAIRKKNEGLNWLRMASRVDAVSSKVQTAVTMKGVTKNMAQVTKALDKALGAMDLQKVSAVMDKFEQQVQNLDVHTSVMEDSMSSATTLTTPQEQVDNLIVQIAEENGLEIMDQLNQLPEGASAVGESSIRTQEDQLSRRLAELRN, via the exons ATGGACG ACACACTGTTTCAGTTGAAG TTCACAGCGAAGCAGCTGGAAAAGTTGGCcaagaaggcagaaaaggactcCAAGAACGAACAAGCCAAAGTGAAGAAG GCTTTGCAACAGAAGAATGTGGAATGTGCTCGGGTGTATGCTGAGAATGCCATTCGAAAGAAGAATGAAGGATTAAACTGGCTCCGAATGGCATCCCGTGTGGATGCTGTATCTTCGAAGGTGCAGACAGCTGTGACAATGAAGGGG GTGACAAAGAATATGGCTCAGGTTACTAAAGCTCTGGATAAAGCTTTGGGTGCCATGGACCTGCAGAAGGTGTCAGCAGTGATGGATAAGTTTGAGCAGCAGGTTCAGAATCTGGATGTCCACACTTCG GTCATGGAAGATTCCATGAGTTCTGCAACCACCCTGACCACTCCTCAGGAGCAGGTAGACAACCTCATAGTTCAGATTGCTGAGGAAAATGGTTTGGAGATCATGGACCAACTCAACCAGCTCCCAGAAGGAGCCTCAGCTGTAGGAGAGAGCTCCATTCGCACCCAGGAAGACCAGCTGTCCCGGAG GCTGGCTGAGCTGCGCAATTAA